In the Candidatus Atribacteria bacterium genome, TAGGCAGATAACGGAAAAATTCCTATCCAGGCAGCCAGGGATACTGCCAGAGGATTTTTAATCCCAATTACGATCTTGGAAAATAAATCTTGCAATACCGGCGATAAATTGATGATAGAAAAAGTTACTATAAAGGATAAAAGAAAACCCGCATCATATAGATTCAAAGGATTAATTAATAAGATAATAAAAGCGGCAAAAAATAGAGAAATATTAAGATTTCTATTTCTATTAATTAATTTTCCCGTTATTAATAAAACAAACATAATAGTTGCTCTCAATACAGAAGGACGAAAACCAGTGATAGATGCATAGAGGAAGAGAATTAATATCAAGATAAACAATTTAAGGTTCTTTGGTAATTGTAATAGGCTTAAAAATGCCAGTAAAGTCATAGCAATTATGCCAACATGTAAACCGGAAACTGCCAAGATATGCATAATTCCTGCTTCGGAAAACAGCTCCTTAAAATCAGGAGGAATAAAACCTTTTTCTCCTAATAACATACCGGCAAGAAGATAATTGTAAGGTTGTGGTAAAGTCTTATTGGTAATTTCATCTATTTTATTTCTCGCTAACCGTGAAAAGAATACTAAAAAATTGAAATTGTTTTCTCCTATTTTTCGAATATCTTTTTCTTGCCAGACATTCAGACAGGTAAAGATCTTTTCTCGAGCCAGGTAGAACCCATAATCAAATTCGCCAAAATTCATAGGACCTTTAGGCTTTTCTAACTTTCCTTTAATTTCGAGTACATCCCCGTATTTAAACGGGCAGTTAGCCAAATAGGTATTCACCAAAACTAACCCATGAGTCCCAATGCATTTATCTCCACTTTCTATCTGGTGAGCTTTGATTTTAAAAATAGTTTTATCTTGATTAGGATAATACTCTTTATCTAAAACCGTACCAATAATGGTTGAATTTCTGTCTTCTATGAAATTTACAATATGATTGTTAGTAAGAGGATTAGAATGAAGATTATAATTGAAGATACCGATTAAAAATATTATGAAAAAACATAATGCAGTGGTGGTGTTCCATTTCTTTAAGAGACTGATAATAGAAATTAAAATTAAAACTATTATAATTGAAGCTAAAAATGTTAGGTTAGTATTAATGAATTTAGCAAAGATTACTCCAAATATATATATTGCTAAAATTATCGGTAGCGGCCTAATAACCTTTAATCTAATATCAGAAGAACTATTTTTTATTGGACACAAATTAAATCTTTAATTCCTTCAAATTTTTTTTCTCCGATTCCTGAAACGTTCTTTATGTCTTCAATCACTCCGAATAATCCATTCTGATTTCTATATTCTATGATCTTTTCTGAAAGAACCGGTCCAATTCCAGATAAAGTTTGTAACATTACTGCGTTAGCGGTATTAATGTTAATTTTTGGGAGGTTAGAAAGCGGAGAAGATGAATAGGCACTTACTACAGGGTTATTAATATTTGCCTTGATTTCTTCACCGGCTTCACTATAAGTTTTATACGGGATAATTATTTTTTGGCCATCTTTGAGTAGAGCAGCAAGATTAATTAAATCCAAATTAGCCTTTTCGGTCGCTCCTCCGGCAATTTTTACGGCATCAATGATCCTATCGGTTGGTTTTAATTGATACACTCCGGGATTTTTAACGGCTCCGGCGACATGAATAATTACCGAGAGATCCTCTATTGGTATAGCTGATACGGAAGTATTTTTTAAAATATCCGAATCACGGTTCACTATAAAATGATCTTCTCTGTTGATATTTTTATTTACCACTATCCCTAAACCGATTATTATTAATACCAATACCAGTATTATGGTAATTTTCTCTTGATTGGAAAGGTTAAACATTTATAAACTCTCCTTACTTTAGTATTAATTTACCAATTCACCAATGCACCAATTCCCCAATTAAATTAGTCGTTAGTGAATAGTGAATAGTCGTTAGTATTAAATTAAAGATACAACATAATATAATTAACCGATACTCCGATTTACCAGTTCATCAATTAATTGGGGAATCGGTTAATGGATATTAAAGTACCTCTTTGCTTCGCCTACGGTATAAAGTGATCCTGTTATCCATATTAAATCATTTTCTTGGGCATTCTCAAGAGCGCAGATAATAGCCTGTGGAATATTTTCAGTAACTATTATTTTATACTGTTCAATATATTGTGCCGCTTCTTGTGCAATTAACTGAGCAGGAGTTGCTCGAGGGTTATTGGTCTGAGAAGCAATAACCATATCTGCTTCAGGGACTATTATTTCTATCATCTTTTTGTAATCTTTATCGGAAAAAATAGCTAATAGCAAAATAAGCCGTTGATAGAAAAATATTTCTTTCATGGCATCTCGCATTATCTTTATTCCATTGGGATTGTGTGCTCCATCTAATACTAATGTAGGATTGTTTTGGATAACTTCTAATCTCCCAGTCCACTTAACTTTTTCCAAACCGGTTCTTATCGCTTTTTCTGAAATGCTTATTCCCCGAATTTTAAGTGCTTCTACAGCCGAAATAGCAGCAGCAGAATTCTCTGCTTGATGTCTGCCTAATAAAGGAATATGAAGTTTTTTATATTCATGATCAATTCCTTTTAAATCGAAGGTAACACCCTTAAGATTGGAGGTTATTATTTGGAAAATTATTTCTTTCCCCACACTGTAAATTAAGGAATTCTTTTCATCAGCGATCACCTTGATCTCCTTATAAGCTTCTTCGTATTGTTCGGAAGATATTACAATTCCACCCGATTTAATAATACCCCCCTTTTCTCGGGCAATTTCTTTTAAGCTATTCCCTAATTTATCCATATGATCATAATCAATATGAGTAATGACCGAAATTAAAGGCTCACAAACATTCGTAGCATCTAATCTTCCACCTAATCCTGTCTCTAAAACCAAAAAATCCACCTGCTCTTCAAAAAAATAGAGAAAAG is a window encoding:
- a CDS encoding bifunctional folylpolyglutamate synthase/dihydrofolate synthase; this encodes MTYLEALDYIYDLTKYGIKLGLKNINYLLYLLGEPHKRLKIIHIAGTNGKGSTCSIISSILQSEGYKVGLYTSPHLVNFTERFKINNKPINKEKVCALLEKIKPCVNKVKNTPSYGHPTFFEVITSMAFLYFFEEQVDFLVLETGLGGRLDATNVCEPLISVITHIDYDHMDKLGNSLKEIAREKGGIIKSGGIVISSEQYEEAYKEIKVIADEKNSLIYSVGKEIIFQIITSNLKGVTFDLKGIDHEYKKLHIPLLGRHQAENSAAAISAVEALKIRGISISEKAIRTGLEKVKWTGRLEVIQNNPTLVLDGAHNPNGIKIMRDAMKEIFFYQRLILLLAIFSDKDYKKMIEIIVPEADMVIASQTNNPRATPAQLIAQEAAQYIEQYKIIVTENIPQAIICALENAQENDLIWITGSLYTVGEAKRYFNIH
- a CDS encoding DNA internalization-related competence protein ComEC/Rec2; protein product: MCPIKNSSSDIRLKVIRPLPIILAIYIFGVIFAKFINTNLTFLASIIIVLILISIISLLKKWNTTTALCFFIIFLIGIFNYNLHSNPLTNNHIVNFIEDRNSTIIGTVLDKEYYPNQDKTIFKIKAHQIESGDKCIGTHGLVLVNTYLANCPFKYGDVLEIKGKLEKPKGPMNFGEFDYGFYLAREKIFTCLNVWQEKDIRKIGENNFNFLVFFSRLARNKIDEITNKTLPQPYNYLLAGMLLGEKGFIPPDFKELFSEAGIMHILAVSGLHVGIIAMTLLAFLSLLQLPKNLKLFILILILFLYASITGFRPSVLRATIMFVLLITGKLINRNRNLNISLFFAAFIILLINPLNLYDAGFLLSFIVTFSIINLSPVLQDLFSKIVIGIKNPLAVSLAAWIGIFPLSAYFFTKVSIIAIISNIFIVPLTGVAVILGLVTFFLGLVSIFLADIIANINYLMLNLIVLIAKSFASLPLAFVYVAQPSIMAIILYYLVVFFIIEIFYKKKLFPKEKKNAAFLVLAITLIAITVQVFSPTDELEVNFINVGEGDCILINTPNTLNILIDGGGTPQSDFDVGRKIVIPYLRRKGIGEIDLLILTHPHIDHLEGLLPLLREIKVNRVLDSGLPCNSLECQEFYSLIINKGIPYYKARPGDNFIFSNHLEILLLNPLYDVDYYEESDFNNASIVVKLFYKNANFLFTGDIEETAEEKLLVWQDILQSDILKVSHHGSATSTNLEFLAKVDPSIAVITVGKNNFGHPSENTIKKLEDRNIQIYRTDEDGTIIIRTDGQEYWIRTSKENS